A portion of the Leptidea sinapis chromosome 27, ilLepSina1.1, whole genome shotgun sequence genome contains these proteins:
- the LOC126972698 gene encoding uncharacterized protein LOC126972698 — protein sequence MSRHNCLALTALLAVLCVADAQRRLALPDPRSCANRVRHSTYRDARGVHHSYFFSWEHAPTRNLEVDWLDARNICRRHCMDAVSLETPQENEFVKQRIARGNVRYIWTSGRKCNFAGCDRPDLQPPNLNGWFWSGSGAKIGPTAQRNTGDWSYTGGYGQQQPDNREAAQGNDESCLAILNNFYNDGIKWHDVACHHVKPFVCEDSDELLNFVRSRNPGLRL from the exons ATGAGCCGGCACAACTGCTTGGCGCTGACAGCACTGCTTGCCGTCCTGTGTGTTGCTGATGCTCAGCGGCGACTTGCTCTACCAGACCCGAGGAGTTGTGCTAACA ggGTCCGCCATTCGACATACAGAGATGCGCGAGGAGTCCACCATTCGTACTTCTTCAGCTGGGAACATGCGCCAACACGCAACTTGGAAGTCGACTGGCTTGACGCCAGAAATATATGTCGCCGACACTGTATGGACGCCGTTTCGCTAGAGACCCCGCAA GAGAACGAGTTCGTGAAGCAAAGAATAGCCCGCGGGAACGTCAGATACATTTGGACGTCCGGACGTAAATGTAATTTCGCTGGATGCGACCGTCCCGACCTCCAACCCCCCAATCTCAACGGTTGGTTCTGGTCCGGATCCGGCGCTAAGATCGGACCAACCGCCCAACGCAACACCGGCGACTGGTCCTACACTGGGGGTTACGGTCAGCAACAACCCGATAACAGAGAAGCTGCTCAG GGCAACGATGAATCCTGCTTGGCAATTTTGAACAACTTCTACAATGACGGCATCAAGTGGCACGACGTGGCCTGCCATCACGTGAAGCCGTTCGTGTGTGAGGACAGCGACGAGCTCCTCAACTTCGTCAGGTCACGGAACCCAGGACTGCGCCTATGA